In a single window of the Arachis hypogaea cultivar Tifrunner chromosome 6, arahy.Tifrunner.gnm2.J5K5, whole genome shotgun sequence genome:
- the LOC112805425 gene encoding protein FAR1-RELATED SEQUENCE 5-like, giving the protein MLNKSPNVVVTDGDEAMKAAIQEIFPNATHRLCEYWENMIKKYGLEENEWVLDEYQKRKSWASAYLRDKFCAGFRTTSRCEGINNFIKRFIGIRQSLLELVQNLEHALRDYRHNELVSQFKTVYGEPVLTTHLAALELCAANFYTREMFGKVKTEIEGVAALDVINEENISTTVVLKVKEYYRGQHIYTVLYERNTENMECECSKWSSEGISCSHMFCAMKRIGLQKLPETLLLRRWSKDAKKYPDESLAGSTVQDGERDFLMRYGALSVAATWMVFLGAQDGPSFHDTMNEVSRLTKTLEQKSCLKRGTRDSPMPNFVGDPSVVKTKGAPKGKKESRKRRCTKCNNAGHVKNNCPVKNEGDNLGDKISGGTQASFGAEEELPKDPMASQGMQASFGIKEIHKIQYYISGYTN; this is encoded by the exons ATGCTGAACAAGTCTCCTAATGTTGTGGTCACAGATGGTGATGAGGCAATGAAGGCAGCAATTCAAGAAATCTTTCCAAATGCAACTCACCGATTATGTG AATATTGGgagaatatgataaaaaaatatgggTTGGAGGAAAATGAATGGGTACTAGATGAGTATCAAAAGAGGAAAAGCTGGGCAAGCGCCTACTTGCGAGATAAATTCTGTGCTGGATTTAGAACAACATCAAGGTGTGAAGGGATAAACAACTTCAtcaagaggtttattggcattCGTCAAAGTCTTTTAGAGCTAGTCCAGAATCTTGAACATGCTCTCAGGGATTATAGACATAACGAATTAGTTTCTCAATTTAAGACGGTGTACGGAGAGCCTGTGTTAACAACTCACTTAGCTGCATTGGAGCTTTGTGCTGCAAATTTTTACACACGGGAGATGTTTGGCAAAGTAAAAACAGAGATTGAAGGAGTGGCTGCATTAGATGTTATAAATGAGGAAAATATATCAACTACTGTTGTTTTAAAAGTTAAGGAGTATTACAGAGGGCAACATATATACACCGTACTTTATGAGCGCAACACCGAGAATATGGAGTGTGAATGTAGTAAGTGGAGTAGTGAAGGCATTTCCTGTAGCCACATGTTTTGTGCCATGAAAAGGATAGGTTTACAGAAGTTGCCAGAAACTCTTCTTTTGAGAAGATGGTCCAAGGATGCCAAAAAGTATCCGGATGAAAGTTTAGCTGGAAGCACTGTGCAAGATGGAGAAAGAGATTTTTTAATGCGCTATGGCGCATTGTCAGTGGCAGCTACGTGGATGGTATTCTTAGGAGCTCAAGATGGTCCTTCTTTCCATGACACTATGAATGAAGTCTCTCGTTTGACTAAAACACTAGAGCAAAAGTCGTGCTTGAAAAGAGGAACAAGAGATTCTCCCATGCCGAACTTTGTTGGTGACCCTTCAGTTGTCAAGACAAAAGGTGCACCAAAGGGAAAAAAAGAGAGTAGAAAACGGAGGTGCACTAAATGCAACAATGCTGGTCATGTAAAGAATAATTGTCCTGTGAAGAATGAGGGTGACAATTTGGGTGATAAGATTAGTGGTGGCACACAGGCTAGCTTTGGTGCAGAAGAG GAGCTTCCCAAAGACCCTATGGCTTCTCAAGGGATGCAAGCTAGCTTCGGTATAAAAGAGATTCATAAGATACAATATTACATTAGTGGTTACACGAATTAA